In a single window of the Acidobacteriota bacterium genome:
- a CDS encoding ATP-binding cassette domain-containing protein produces MIQLSSLTKAFGERVLLWDVTWQVSDRERVGLCGPNGAGKTTVLRMLAGLDEPDAGAITKPSGTRVGYLPQDGLTHEGRTLYGEAALAFQWLLDAKSEMLSIEDRLADPLVPVSEHDEILHRYSDLQDRFRLHDGYTIDLKIDTVLRGLGFGPADYHRPTETFSGGWQMRIALARLLLERPDLLLLDEPTNHLDLDARNWLEEYLNDYPHAVILVSHDRFFLDAVVDRIADINLRTLTDYPGNYSHYLAEREARMERLRDAKRRQDDEVARIKMFVDRFRYQATKAAQVQSRIKLLEKVTPIEVPPERKRVHFHFPTCEKSGRMVFDLKDAAKAYGTTTVFTGANLHIERGDRLALLGPNGAGKSTLMRLLSGVEPPDAGERTLGHQVVMQYFAQDEAARLDPDLTVYETLSSDSPMNMVPMIRNILGGFLFSGDDVYKRVGVLSGGERTRLAVARMLLQPSNTLLLDEPTNHLDLDSKDVLLDALMDYGGTLIVVSHDRYFIDKLATKVVEIGKGLALLYPGTYEEFHWSRTHAGQTPALPDPLDIGRKPASKGPAPSRSLPAAEAAPRPDRHSAPPKSLAPAAPIDRAAGYEARKRADAEARKLTRARKVLRDRIAELESRIANREGRIKAIEAAMAAPGFYDNRDTSKPIIDEHQKLMWDVGNLMSQWEALQGHASDQETR; encoded by the coding sequence ATGATCCAGCTCTCATCCCTGACAAAGGCCTTTGGTGAACGCGTTCTGCTGTGGGACGTCACCTGGCAGGTGTCCGACCGCGAGCGGGTCGGCCTGTGCGGCCCGAACGGCGCCGGCAAGACGACGGTGCTCCGGATGCTGGCCGGCCTGGACGAGCCCGACGCGGGCGCCATCACCAAGCCATCCGGCACGCGTGTCGGGTATCTACCCCAGGACGGCCTGACGCACGAAGGCCGCACGCTCTACGGAGAAGCCGCACTGGCGTTCCAGTGGCTGCTCGACGCGAAATCCGAGATGCTGTCGATCGAAGATCGCCTCGCGGACCCGTTGGTGCCGGTCTCCGAGCACGACGAGATCCTGCACCGCTACAGCGACCTTCAGGACCGGTTTCGCCTGCACGACGGATACACGATTGATCTGAAGATCGACACCGTGCTTCGGGGTCTCGGCTTCGGCCCTGCCGATTACCACCGGCCCACCGAAACCTTCTCGGGCGGATGGCAGATGCGAATCGCGCTCGCCAGACTGCTGCTCGAAAGGCCGGACCTGCTACTGCTCGACGAACCGACCAATCACCTCGACCTCGACGCGCGCAACTGGCTCGAGGAGTACCTGAACGACTATCCCCACGCGGTCATCCTGGTCTCGCACGATCGCTTCTTCCTCGACGCCGTCGTCGATCGCATCGCCGACATCAATCTGCGCACGCTCACCGACTACCCTGGCAACTACTCGCACTACCTCGCCGAACGCGAAGCCCGCATGGAGCGGCTGCGCGACGCCAAGCGCCGGCAGGATGACGAGGTGGCGCGGATCAAGATGTTCGTTGATCGGTTCCGTTACCAGGCGACCAAGGCCGCACAGGTGCAGAGCCGGATCAAACTGCTCGAGAAGGTGACGCCCATCGAGGTGCCGCCCGAGCGGAAGCGTGTGCACTTCCACTTTCCGACCTGCGAGAAGAGCGGGCGGATGGTGTTTGACCTGAAGGATGCCGCCAAGGCCTACGGCACGACCACCGTCTTCACCGGCGCGAATCTGCACATCGAGCGCGGCGATCGCCTCGCGCTGCTCGGTCCGAACGGCGCGGGCAAATCCACGCTGATGCGTCTGCTCTCGGGTGTGGAGCCCCCCGACGCGGGCGAGCGGACCCTGGGCCATCAGGTGGTGATGCAGTACTTCGCGCAGGACGAGGCGGCGCGGCTCGACCCGGATCTCACCGTCTACGAGACACTGTCGTCCGATTCCCCGATGAACATGGTGCCGATGATTCGCAACATCCTCGGCGGCTTTCTCTTTTCGGGTGACGACGTGTACAAGCGGGTTGGCGTGCTGTCGGGCGGCGAACGGACGCGACTGGCCGTGGCGCGTATGCTGCTGCAGCCGTCCAACACGCTGCTGCTCGACGAGCCCACCAACCATCTCGATCTCGATTCGAAGGACGTGCTGCTCGATGCCCTGATGGACTACGGCGGCACGCTCATCGTCGTCTCGCACGATCGGTACTTTATCGACAAGCTGGCGACCAAGGTCGTGGAGATCGGGAAGGGCCTGGCGCTGCTCTACCCTGGCACGTACGAGGAGTTTCATTGGAGCCGGACGCATGCGGGCCAGACGCCGGCGCTTCCGGACCCGCTGGACATCGGGCGCAAGCCGGCATCGAAGGGCCCGGCGCCGTCACGCTCTCTGCCTGCTGCAGAGGCAGCGCCCCGACCGGACAGACATTCCGCGCCACCGAAGAGTCTGGCTCCCGCCGCACCGATCGATCGTGCCGCCGGGTACGAGGCGAGAAAGCGGGCGGATGCCGAGGCACGAAAGCTCACCCGGGCACGCAAGGTGCTGCGCGATCGTATCGCCGAACTCGAGAGTCGCATTGCCAACCGCGAAGGCCGCATCAAGGCGATCGAGGCCGCGATGGCCGCGCCCGGGTTTTACGACAATCGAGACACGTCCAAACCGATCATCGATGAGCACCAGAAGTTGATGTGGGACGTCGGCAACCTGATGAGTCAGTGGGAAGCGCTGCAGGGCCACGCGTCCGACCAGGAGACGCGCTAG